The Vulpes vulpes isolate BD-2025 chromosome 8, VulVul3, whole genome shotgun sequence genome has a window encoding:
- the H4C16 gene encoding histone H4, with protein MSGRGKGGKGLGKGGAKRHRKVLRDNIQGITKPAIRRLARRGGVKRISGLIYEETRGVLKVFLENVIRDAVTYTEHAKRKTVTAMDVVYALKRQGRTLYGFGG; from the coding sequence GCAAAGGGCTGGGCAAGGGGGGCGCCAAGCGCCACCGGAAGGTCCTCCGGGACAACATCCAGGGCATCACGAAGCCCGCCATCCGCCGCCTGGCCCGCCGAGGCGGGGTGAAGCGCATCTCTGGGCTCATCTACGAGGAGACCCGCGGGGTGCTCAAAGTGTTCCTGGAGAACGTGATCCGCGACGCGGTGACCTACACGGAGCACGCCAAGCGCAAGACGGTCACCGCCATGGACGTGGTGTACGCGCTGAAACGCCAGGGCCGCACCCTGTACGGCTTCGGCGGCTGA